The sequence ACAGCCCAGGATCATATAGGTACTGGATAGCAATCCGTTCAGAATATCAACAGAGGTCTTATGGGCTTTGTAGCCTCCTAATTTGAGACAGAGCCACTGGATGGGGTGGAAAATCAGCAGAAATCCACCAAAGAATAAATAATGGATGGGGGATAAGATATATCCGGGCAGTTTCTTCATTATATCAATACTTTTTTCAATAATCCGGGGACAAATTTAGGGAGAATAAGGCTAATTGCGTCTGATAATGATCAGAGATGCATTTAGATTTTTATATGTTTACCTATATTACCTATGCTTACCCAGTACGAATTGGAAGGCAATGTACAATATGCAGCGTACTTTAACAAGGATAGCAAAATTCATGCTATGCTCCGCTCGATTTAAAAGGAATAAATGAAGCGGGTATCCAAAAGATCTTATGGGCGGGCGAAAGTTTTTTTATACCTCTATAAATGTAGGTGTGTGTTTTGTATGTTGGAGAAAGTCATTGAGTATCCATTCCCTGCTTATTTTCATATAGCCTTTGGGTGTACCATCGCTGCAACCGTACCATTCTTCATTGAGTACGTCTTTGTCTATCAGTACCTGTACCTTATTTTCCTTGTCCAGCAGGGTGCCGAAAATGGTGGCGCCGCCTACCGGTGTGCCTAAGAGATTGTTCAATAATTCTACAGAAGCAAATGATACGCGGGGAATACCTACGGCGCTGCTGAAATCTTTGGTCACGAAAGGCTTGTCTGCTGTTGTGACAAAAAGATAGAAGTTCGTTTGCTGGCGGTTGCAGAGGAAGAGTGTCTTTACAATCTGCACATTGAGTTTTTCATTGATCAGTATACAGTCTTCCATGGTGATGGCTTCGTCTGTATCAACGCGTTCAAAAGGTACCTGCAGGTGTTGTAAGGTAGTATACACCAGTTCCTGTAGGGGTGTTTTGAATGCGGCCGGTGGGGCGGTCTGTATTTCGCTGATATAGAACATTGATGACTTTGTATTGATGGATCTGTCGGTTTTATTTATTCCATTTGATCAACGTATCCTTCGGCACATCGTATTCATACAACTGTCGGTTCACGGTATCAATATACACCCACTGTGCCGAAACGAACCTCGCCCCGCCTGCATCTACCACATCTTTCCCAATATTACAAATGTAATAGGTAGTCGTCTTGTTCGTCACCATCCGATCCCATATCCAGGACACACTATCTTTCCCAATGGATTTTAACAGTGCATTGTCAGAATGCTGTACATACCTTTCTACCAGCGCATCTTTCCACGGAAGGGTATCAGTGGCAACCGAAGGCGCCACAACTGCCGTAGAATCTGAACCATTAGCACCAGGCGCCGGGTCACAACCTGCAAAACCCATAGCTACTACCAGGATGTAGAAATATTTCATTGTATAGTTTGATTAATCTGATCCATTTTAACAATATCCTCGGCTAACTGAAACATCACTTTACAACTTTCATAGTTAAAAGGATACACCCCATAGATCAGGCATTTATGATCCTTTACCTCTACATTCAGGTCCTGAACACTCATGATCTTATTAAAAAACTCAATACCGATCGTTTGTTCTATCGTACCAGCGTCAGCAGCTTCAAGTATGTATTTGTGATTAAATGCCGGTACTGCCTTTACCTTGACAGAATTGGGGAGGTATAAATTGAGGAATTTATCATTTTCTGTGTTGGCTGTGATTTTAAACTCAGGCAGTAAGTGCATCAGGTCTATGCAGACGCCTGCATACCTGGATTTATCCTTTATGGCCGTGTTCCGATATTTTACAAAACTTACTTGTTGTAAAGAATTAGCGAGTTTCCAGGCGTAAGTAATTTTGAAATTATCACCGTTGCGGAAAGAAGAGAAATGAGCCAGATTGATTTCCTTCGATGACTCTTTCGTCATTGGGTAATCTTTCTTTAATTCGGCGAGTATTTCTTTTTCCAGCTTTGCTTCTTCAGCCATGTTGAGTTTTTAGTTGTTTAACCAGGTCAAATGCATAGGTAAATGGAACTTTCTAATCTTTCGATCTATATAGATGCTGAAGAATTGAAATATGGTTTCCAGATAATGTTGTGGTCTGCACCTGCATTTTCATAGTATAGATTCAGTTACAAATATAATAACTCTTACAGATTAGTGCAATTGGGGAGGTGTTTTTATTGATAATCAATAATTTATATTGATAAAGGCCCGCTTTTTAAGGACTGAGCGCTGATAATTACTGCTAATAATTCTGT is a genomic window of Chitinophaga sp. LS1 containing:
- a CDS encoding prolyl-tRNA synthetase associated domain-containing protein, which codes for MFYISEIQTAPPAAFKTPLQELVYTTLQHLQVPFERVDTDEAITMEDCILINEKLNVQIVKTLFLCNRQQTNFYLFVTTADKPFVTKDFSSAVGIPRVSFASVELLNNLLGTPVGGATIFGTLLDKENKVQVLIDKDVLNEEWYGCSDGTPKGYMKISREWILNDFLQHTKHTPTFIEV